Within Acidobacteriota bacterium, the genomic segment CCGTGATGGAGCGCTTGCCGAGCACGATCTCGTTGATCCTTCGCGCCGGCACCGTGACGTCCTTCGCCAGCCGGTACTGCGAAATGCCCAGCGGCGTCAGAAACTCCTCGAGCAGGATCTCCCCCGGATGGATCGGGGTGTGCTTTCGTCTCGCCATCTCAGACCTCGCTTCGGTGATAGTCGACGATCTCGACCCGACCGTCAACTCCGAATTCGCCCAGCAGGACCGCCCCTACGCCCTCAGCTTGTACCCCCGCCGGAAAAGCGTCACCGACGTCCCGAAGAGGAGCGCGCAGAGGCCGGCGCCGACGAGGGCGCAGGTGGCGGGGGAGACGTCGGTGATGCCGAGGATGCCGTACCGGAAG encodes:
- a CDS encoding HigA family addiction module antidote protein, with the protein product MARRKHTPIHPGEILLEEFLTPLGISQYRLAKDVTVPARRINEIVLGKRSIT